One stretch of Brevibacillus laterosporus DNA includes these proteins:
- a CDS encoding CPBP family intramembrane metalloprotease translates to MITFLLPISSVFVVKNAGISNLFCCKKGLLMVKERCVMDKRRKKIFLFLTLIVLLGIFPYYKIISAGLKGNGLYVFLLMWVPAISAITVKLLFDKNVKNLGWKLGEGKYVVISYGIPLVSAILVYSIVWKTGIGGIDFSKISIVNILSIATIGVVASGVSAIGEEIGWRGFLVLELFKKFSYTKTAIITGVIWNIYHYPPLLFSDYNNGISVLSSFIFFTISIFSITFIATWLRMKSGSMWTGIIIHASHNCFIQGLFDPITIDKQHTKLFTTEFGIGLATVYTIIAFYFWKRRDELSSA, encoded by the coding sequence ATGATAACTTTCTTGCTTCCGATTAGTAGCGTGTTTGTGGTGAAGAATGCTGGAATATCAAACCTATTTTGTTGCAAAAAAGGTTTATTAATGGTAAAGGAGAGATGTGTTATGGATAAACGCAGGAAGAAAATTTTTCTTTTTTTAACGCTGATTGTTTTATTGGGAATTTTTCCATATTATAAAATCATTAGTGCTGGTTTAAAAGGGAATGGATTATATGTTTTCTTACTAATGTGGGTACCTGCCATTTCAGCGATTACTGTTAAACTTTTGTTTGATAAAAATGTAAAAAATTTAGGTTGGAAATTAGGTGAAGGAAAGTATGTAGTGATATCTTATGGTATTCCATTAGTTAGTGCTATACTTGTTTATTCAATAGTATGGAAGACAGGAATTGGAGGCATCGATTTTAGTAAGATAAGTATAGTTAACATTTTATCGATTGCTACCATAGGTGTTGTGGCCAGTGGAGTGTCAGCTATAGGTGAAGAAATAGGATGGAGAGGTTTTCTTGTACTGGAGTTGTTTAAAAAATTTTCATATACAAAAACAGCTATCATAACCGGTGTCATATGGAATATATATCATTACCCTCCTTTGCTTTTCAGTGATTACAATAACGGAATTTCAGTATTATCTTCATTTATTTTTTTCACAATAAGTATTTTTTCAATAACCTTTATAGCAACATGGCTAAGAATGAAGTCGGGAAGCATGTGGACTGGTATTATCATTCATGCATCTCATAATTGCTTTATTCAGGGGTTATTTGATCCTATTACAATTGATAAACAACACACAAAATTATTTACAACGGAATTTGGCATAGGATTAGCGACCGTTTATACGATAATAGCATTCTATTTTTGGAAAAGAAGAGATGAACTTTCAAGTGCTTGA